A single window of Agromyces aureus DNA harbors:
- the ectB gene encoding diaminobutyrate--2-oxoglutarate transaminase, whose product MSDELEVFNRRESEVRGYVRAFPVVFDRAVGSTLVGEDGREYLDFFAGAGVLNYGHNNPLFTRALVEYLERDGIIHGLDMATSAKKAFIEAFERLVLEPRGLDHKLQFTGPTGANAVEAALKVARQATGRTNVVAFTNAFHGLSIGALAATGNSHYRGAAGITLDNITRLPYDGYLGADVDTLDLLEKMLDDPGSGVDLPAAVIVEAVQGEGGINVASAAWLRRLRAITAERGILLILDEIQAGVGRTGAFFAFEESGIVPDLVTVSKSISGSGLPMSLVLLRPEVDVWKPGAHTGTFRGNNLAFVSARAALENYWADTALVDGVAARSALLRAELEQIAAANPELGFVVRGRGLMYGLACDADRGLAGRISKQAFTRGLVIETSGAHDEVLKFLPALTISDDELLKGLAIVRESLAVALAE is encoded by the coding sequence ATGAGCGACGAACTCGAAGTCTTCAACCGCCGCGAGTCCGAGGTGCGCGGGTACGTGCGCGCCTTCCCCGTCGTGTTCGACCGTGCGGTCGGTTCGACGCTGGTCGGCGAAGACGGCCGCGAGTACCTCGACTTCTTCGCCGGCGCCGGCGTGCTCAACTACGGGCACAACAACCCCCTCTTCACGCGAGCCCTGGTCGAGTACCTCGAGCGCGACGGCATCATCCACGGCCTCGACATGGCGACCTCGGCCAAGAAGGCGTTCATCGAGGCGTTCGAGCGCCTCGTGCTCGAACCGCGAGGGCTCGACCACAAGCTGCAGTTCACCGGGCCGACCGGCGCGAACGCCGTCGAGGCGGCGCTGAAGGTCGCCCGCCAGGCCACCGGTCGCACCAACGTCGTGGCGTTCACGAACGCGTTCCACGGCCTGAGCATCGGCGCTCTCGCCGCGACCGGCAACAGCCACTACCGCGGTGCCGCCGGCATCACGCTCGACAACATCACGCGCCTGCCCTACGACGGCTACCTCGGGGCGGACGTCGACACGCTCGACCTGCTCGAGAAGATGCTCGACGACCCGGGTTCGGGCGTCGACCTGCCCGCCGCGGTCATCGTCGAGGCCGTGCAGGGCGAAGGCGGCATCAACGTGGCGAGCGCCGCGTGGCTGCGGCGTCTGCGCGCGATCACGGCCGAGCGCGGCATCCTGCTGATCCTCGACGAGATCCAGGCCGGCGTCGGTCGCACAGGCGCGTTCTTCGCGTTCGAGGAGTCGGGCATCGTCCCCGACCTCGTGACCGTCTCCAAGTCGATCTCGGGCTCCGGCCTGCCCATGTCGCTGGTGCTCCTGCGCCCCGAGGTCGACGTGTGGAAGCCCGGCGCCCACACCGGAACGTTCCGCGGCAACAACCTCGCGTTCGTCTCGGCGCGCGCCGCCCTCGAGAACTACTGGGCGGACACCGCGCTCGTCGACGGCGTCGCCGCCAGGTCGGCGCTGCTGCGCGCCGAGCTCGAGCAGATCGCCGCGGCGAACCCCGAACTCGGGTTCGTCGTTCGCGGCCGCGGACTCATGTACGGCCTCGCGTGCGACGCCGACCGCGGCCTCGCTGGCCGCATCTCGAAGCAGGCCTTCACGCGCGGCCTCGTGATCGAGACCTCGGGCGCCCATGACGAGGTGCTGAAGTTCCTGCCCGCGCTGACGATCAGCGACGACGAGCTCCTGAAGGGCCTCGCCATCGTGCGCGAGAGCCTCGCGGTGGCGCTGGCGGAGTAG
- the sufU gene encoding Fe-S cluster assembly sulfur transfer protein SufU yields MSDLSGLYQELILDHSKRRVGDGALDAPHASHHELNPTCGDEITLGIRLDDSGSTVEALGWEGDGCSISMASASALTELVVGSDTEHVRELIDGFRAMLRSQGAGEPDEDLLGDAIAFHGVSKYVMRVKCAMLSWVALEACLLEATASASTPSQEA; encoded by the coding sequence ATGAGCGACCTCTCGGGCCTCTACCAGGAGCTGATCCTCGACCACTCGAAGCGCCGCGTCGGCGACGGCGCCCTCGATGCTCCGCACGCGTCGCACCACGAGCTGAACCCGACGTGCGGCGACGAGATCACGCTCGGCATCCGCCTCGACGATTCCGGCTCGACGGTCGAGGCGCTCGGGTGGGAGGGCGACGGATGCAGCATCTCGATGGCGTCGGCATCGGCCCTCACCGAGCTCGTGGTCGGCTCCGACACCGAGCACGTGCGCGAGCTCATCGACGGGTTTCGCGCGATGCTGCGCTCCCAGGGCGCCGGCGAACCCGATGAGGACCTGCTCGGCGACGCGATCGCCTTCCACGGCGTCTCGAAGTACGTCATGCGCGTCAAGTGCGCGATGCTCTCGTGGGTCGCGCTCGAGGCCTGCCTCCTGGAGGCCACGGCGTCGGCCTCGACGCCCAGCCAAGAGGCCTAG
- a CDS encoding aminotransferase class V-fold PLP-dependent enzyme, protein MTFTPPTTSGPLDLASIRADFPYLAQELNGFPLAYLDSGATAQRPIAVLDAERAFLEHANAAVHRGASTLVGTSTTAFEEARATVARFVGAGEREIVWAENATDAINIVALGMADAAAGLGGPEADVFRLTAGDEIVVTEAEHHADLIPWQRLAAKTGATLRWIPVNDDGTWTVDDAASVIGPKTKLVAFAHVSNVTGHIAPVTDVVELAHRHGALVLLDACQSVPHRPTNFAELGVDFAAFSAHKMLGPNGIGVLYGRERLLDALPPARTGGSTITTVTMESAQFLPSPQRFEAGTQPVSQAVALAEAVRYLDRLDMRRVHEHEVELAELLVDEVSHIPGIRLVGSGAGVERGALASVDVPGVHAHDVGQFLDSQGIAVRVGHHCAQPLHRRLGLRATTRASAYIYTTPDEVRRFTAALAEVRPFFGVTGATA, encoded by the coding sequence GTGACCTTCACTCCCCCGACGACGTCCGGGCCGCTCGACCTCGCGAGCATCCGGGCCGACTTCCCGTACCTCGCGCAGGAGCTCAACGGCTTCCCCCTCGCGTACCTCGACTCCGGCGCGACCGCCCAGCGGCCGATCGCCGTGCTCGACGCCGAACGCGCCTTCCTCGAGCACGCCAACGCGGCCGTGCACCGCGGCGCCTCGACGCTCGTTGGCACGTCGACGACGGCCTTCGAAGAGGCCAGGGCCACCGTGGCGCGCTTCGTCGGCGCGGGCGAGCGCGAGATCGTCTGGGCCGAGAACGCGACCGACGCGATCAACATCGTCGCGCTCGGAATGGCGGATGCCGCGGCCGGCCTCGGCGGCCCCGAAGCCGACGTGTTCCGGCTCACCGCGGGCGACGAGATCGTCGTGACCGAGGCCGAGCACCACGCCGACCTCATCCCGTGGCAGCGGCTCGCCGCGAAGACGGGGGCGACACTGCGGTGGATCCCGGTGAACGACGACGGCACGTGGACCGTCGACGACGCGGCATCCGTCATCGGGCCCAAGACGAAGCTCGTGGCCTTCGCGCACGTCTCGAACGTGACCGGCCACATCGCGCCGGTGACCGACGTGGTCGAGCTCGCGCACCGCCACGGGGCGCTCGTGCTGCTCGATGCCTGCCAGTCGGTGCCGCACCGCCCGACGAACTTCGCCGAGCTCGGCGTGGACTTCGCCGCGTTCTCGGCGCACAAGATGCTCGGCCCGAACGGCATCGGCGTCCTCTACGGCCGCGAGCGCCTGCTGGACGCACTGCCGCCGGCCCGCACGGGCGGATCGACCATCACGACCGTGACCATGGAGTCGGCGCAGTTCCTGCCGTCGCCGCAGCGCTTCGAGGCGGGCACGCAGCCCGTGTCGCAGGCCGTCGCCCTCGCCGAGGCCGTGCGCTACCTCGACCGGCTCGACATGCGGCGCGTGCACGAGCACGAGGTCGAGCTCGCCGAGCTGCTCGTCGACGAGGTGTCGCACATTCCCGGCATCCGCCTGGTCGGCAGCGGGGCGGGCGTCGAGCGCGGCGCGCTCGCGAGCGTCGACGTGCCGGGCGTGCACGCGCACGACGTCGGACAGTTCCTCGACTCGCAGGGCATCGCCGTGCGCGTGGGGCACCACTGCGCGCAGCCGCTGCACCGCCGACTCGGGCTTCGCGCCACGACCCGAGCCAGCGCCTACATCTACACGACCCCCGACGAGGTGCGCCGGTTCACGGCGGCCCTCGCCGAGGTGCGTCCGTTCTTCGGCGTGACCGGAGCCACCGCATGA
- a CDS encoding glyoxalase — protein sequence MNSIDHIIIEATDVTAAEAFYDTAFGLGERVRVRRSDAATSGFRGFTLSLVVSQPANVSALFNAALAAGATAIKPVAKSMWGVGGTLRAPDGTIWKIATTAKKDTVPASRDVDAIVLLLGSGDVKVSKRYYVGQGLVVGKSFGAYAEFTMDDSPIRLGLYARKALAKDAGVPLEGTGSHRIVIAAGASAATDPDGFAWEPAAVAAPLSRAE from the coding sequence ATGAACAGCATCGATCACATCATCATCGAGGCGACCGACGTCACGGCCGCCGAAGCCTTCTACGACACCGCCTTCGGGCTCGGCGAGCGGGTTCGTGTTCGCCGATCGGATGCCGCGACCAGCGGGTTCCGCGGGTTCACGCTCTCGCTCGTCGTCTCCCAACCGGCGAACGTCTCAGCCCTCTTCAACGCCGCGCTCGCCGCGGGCGCGACCGCGATCAAGCCCGTGGCGAAGTCGATGTGGGGCGTCGGCGGAACCCTTCGGGCACCCGACGGCACCATCTGGAAGATCGCCACCACGGCGAAGAAGGACACCGTACCGGCCTCACGCGACGTCGACGCGATCGTGCTGCTGCTCGGCTCGGGCGACGTGAAGGTGAGCAAGCGGTACTACGTCGGGCAGGGCCTCGTCGTCGGCAAGAGCTTCGGCGCGTACGCGGAGTTCACGATGGACGACAGCCCGATCCGCCTCGGCCTCTACGCACGCAAGGCGCTCGCGAAGGACGCCGGCGTGCCCCTCGAGGGCACCGGCTCGCACCGCATCGTCATCGCCGCGGGCGCATCCGCCGCGACCGACCCCGACGGGTTCGCCTGGGAGCCGGCCGCGGTGGCCGCGCCTCTCTCGCGGGCCGAGTAG
- a CDS encoding SGNH/GDSL hydrolase family protein — MLTTGVLLALATAGIALWWRWLARRQHYWRTALAESIPVNSAYWRAQRAGSGELLYVAIGDSAAQGIGASRPGHSYVGFVARALATASTRPIRTVNLGISGATLRIALDDELPVLSRLSPDVLTVCIGANDIADFDPTRFDHEIRELFAALPDHAIVADLPSFYFPPAQGRVRTANRLLRAAAAERGLTVVPLFARTNRQGMWGVSTQFAGDLFHPNDRGYRIWADVFRPAVEARVAALDAAAAAVAAPPPVE, encoded by the coding sequence ATGCTCACGACCGGCGTGCTCCTCGCCCTCGCCACCGCCGGCATCGCGCTGTGGTGGCGCTGGCTCGCGCGCCGCCAGCACTATTGGCGCACGGCGCTGGCGGAGTCGATCCCCGTCAACTCCGCGTACTGGCGTGCGCAGCGCGCGGGGTCCGGCGAGCTGCTCTACGTCGCGATCGGCGACTCGGCCGCGCAGGGCATCGGCGCGAGCCGGCCGGGTCACAGCTACGTCGGGTTCGTCGCGCGGGCGCTGGCCACGGCATCCACTCGCCCCATCAGGACCGTGAACCTCGGCATCTCGGGTGCGACGCTCCGCATCGCGCTCGACGACGAACTCCCGGTGCTCTCCCGGCTCTCGCCTGACGTGCTGACGGTCTGCATCGGCGCGAACGACATCGCGGACTTCGACCCGACCCGGTTCGATCACGAGATCCGGGAGCTGTTCGCGGCGCTGCCCGACCACGCGATCGTCGCCGACCTGCCCAGCTTCTACTTCCCGCCGGCTCAGGGGCGGGTGCGCACGGCCAACCGGCTGCTGCGCGCGGCCGCCGCCGAACGCGGGCTGACGGTCGTGCCCCTCTTCGCCCGCACGAACCGGCAGGGCATGTGGGGTGTCTCGACGCAGTTCGCGGGCGACCTGTTCCACCCGAACGACCGCGGCTACCGCATCTGGGCCGACGTGTTCCGACCGGCCGTCGAAGCGCGGGTGGCGGCACTCGACGCAGCGGCGGCGGCAGTGGCGGCGCCGCCGCCGGTCGAGTAG
- a CDS encoding GNAT family N-acetyltransferase translates to MLASLDLPITLDSRLGPVVLRRAGLADLDALMALLSDDPISASRGDVASVDDEPAYRAALAEIVGDPGNDLLVVVDGDGDGDGDGRLVATMQLTRIPGMARRGSTRLLVEAVRVRSDLRSAGIGGAMMRWVTDVAAPTLGSTLVQLTSDAARVDAHRFYERLGFAGSHIGFKYRVPSSGGDGRG, encoded by the coding sequence ATGCTCGCTTCGCTCGACCTGCCCATCACCCTCGACTCGCGTCTCGGACCCGTCGTGCTGCGGCGCGCCGGCCTCGCCGACCTGGATGCGCTCATGGCCCTGCTCTCGGACGACCCGATCAGCGCGTCGCGCGGCGACGTGGCGTCGGTCGACGACGAGCCCGCGTACCGGGCGGCGCTCGCGGAGATCGTCGGCGACCCGGGCAACGACCTGCTCGTGGTGGTCGACGGCGACGGCGACGGAGACGGCGACGGCCGGCTCGTCGCCACGATGCAGCTGACCCGCATCCCGGGCATGGCGAGGCGCGGCAGCACCCGACTGCTCGTCGAGGCCGTGCGGGTGCGCAGCGACCTGCGCTCGGCCGGCATCGGGGGAGCGATGATGCGCTGGGTGACGGATGTCGCGGCGCCGACGCTCGGCTCGACCCTCGTGCAGCTGACCTCCGACGCCGCGCGCGTCGACGCGCATCGCTTCTACGAACGTCTCGGATTCGCCGGGTCGCACATCGGATTCAAGTACCGGGTTCCGTCGTCCGGAGGCGACGGACGCGGGTGA
- a CDS encoding GNAT family N-acetyltransferase, with protein sequence MGIEVRPATVFDDVATMVGPKRPDANVCFCLSYRIGSKENLALTGPARGERVRELCAEDPPPGVLAYDGDEVVGWAAVHPRADTSFARNRKIPHVDDLDVWSVWCIRVRPGHRGEGISHELLAGAVQFARERGAPAIEGYPVDNQGEKVDLTMAYVGTRTLFQKAGFRKAADTESVLNGFPRVLMRLDLSKG encoded by the coding sequence ATGGGGATCGAGGTTCGACCGGCAACCGTGTTCGACGACGTCGCGACGATGGTCGGGCCGAAGCGTCCCGACGCGAACGTGTGCTTCTGCCTGAGCTACCGCATCGGCTCGAAGGAGAACCTCGCGCTCACGGGGCCGGCCAGGGGCGAGCGCGTCCGCGAGCTCTGCGCCGAAGACCCGCCGCCCGGAGTGCTCGCCTACGACGGCGACGAGGTCGTCGGGTGGGCGGCCGTGCACCCGCGCGCCGACACGAGCTTCGCCCGCAACCGCAAGATTCCGCACGTCGACGACCTCGACGTCTGGTCGGTGTGGTGCATCCGCGTGCGCCCCGGCCATCGCGGCGAGGGCATCTCGCATGAGCTGCTCGCGGGTGCCGTGCAGTTCGCGCGCGAGCGCGGAGCACCCGCGATCGAGGGCTACCCGGTCGACAACCAGGGCGAGAAGGTCGACCTGACGATGGCCTACGTCGGCACGCGCACGCTGTTCCAGAAGGCGGGGTTCCGCAAGGCCGCAGACACCGAGTCGGTGCTCAACGGGTTTCCGCGCGTGCTCATGCGACTCGACCTGTCGAAGGGCTGA
- a CDS encoding nitroreductase/quinone reductase family protein — translation MTEIDDDVMAAFRAGETPPGMHRERLLLLTTTGRSTGERRTTPVMRLALPDADHVVASANAAPEHPQWYLNLVEDPAVHVEVHGDEYDAVAVELRDSERESAWNSILQLAPFFADHQAGVDRTIPVVRLERRPSIAG, via the coding sequence ATGACCGAGATCGACGACGACGTCATGGCGGCCTTCCGTGCCGGCGAGACCCCGCCCGGCATGCACCGCGAACGCCTGCTGCTGCTCACCACGACCGGCCGCAGCACGGGCGAGCGTCGTACCACGCCCGTGATGCGACTCGCGCTGCCCGATGCCGATCACGTCGTGGCCTCGGCGAACGCCGCGCCGGAGCATCCGCAGTGGTACCTCAATCTCGTCGAGGACCCAGCGGTGCACGTCGAGGTGCACGGCGACGAGTACGACGCGGTGGCCGTCGAGCTGCGCGACTCCGAGCGCGAGTCCGCCTGGAACTCGATCCTCCAGCTCGCACCCTTCTTCGCCGACCACCAGGCCGGCGTGGACCGCACCATCCCGGTCGTGCGCCTGGAGCGCCGGCCTTCGATCGCCGGTTGA
- a CDS encoding DUF4287 domain-containing protein yields MTFQAYLDNIEAKTGITPRQFIELAHEQGFDETTKSTPIVAWLKADYGLGQGHAMALVHVITKGPQISDKHVGTGTAHSDPSNMLWLDGAATNPNP; encoded by the coding sequence ATGACCTTCCAGGCCTACCTCGACAACATCGAGGCCAAGACCGGCATCACGCCGCGGCAGTTCATCGAACTCGCCCACGAGCAGGGGTTCGACGAGACCACGAAGTCGACCCCGATCGTGGCCTGGTTGAAGGCCGACTACGGCCTCGGGCAGGGGCACGCCATGGCGCTCGTGCACGTCATCACGAAGGGCCCGCAGATCAGCGACAAGCACGTCGGCACGGGCACGGCGCACAGCGACCCGAGCAACATGCTCTGGCTCGACGGCGCCGCGACGAACCCGAACCCGTAG
- a CDS encoding cupin domain-containing protein → MITSSAPAEIVLAPTEQAGAPTIVHAAELGIGTGRTRRFVGIEHGAAVSYFFVDNEPGQGTGLHWHPYPETWVVLEGEATLTIGDRQLTATAGDTATVPTGVWHQFVNTGADRLKVLCIHASAVIIQTWADEPAPTESAERTDA, encoded by the coding sequence ATGATCACGTCATCCGCACCGGCCGAGATCGTTCTCGCGCCGACCGAGCAGGCAGGCGCGCCCACCATCGTGCACGCCGCGGAGCTCGGAATCGGCACCGGCCGCACGCGCCGCTTCGTCGGCATCGAGCACGGCGCCGCGGTCTCGTACTTCTTCGTCGACAACGAGCCGGGTCAGGGCACCGGCCTGCACTGGCATCCGTACCCCGAGACCTGGGTCGTGCTCGAGGGCGAGGCGACGCTCACGATCGGCGACCGGCAGCTGACCGCGACCGCGGGCGACACCGCGACCGTGCCGACGGGCGTGTGGCACCAGTTCGTCAACACGGGCGCCGACCGACTCAAGGTCTTGTGCATCCACGCCTCGGCCGTCATCATCCAGACGTGGGCCGACGAGCCCGCACCCACCGAATCCGCCGAGAGGACCGACGCATGA
- a CDS encoding ArsR/SmtB family transcription factor, whose translation MDRNLVEFRLAPGDISAIRFGVSPGHELCNAIRVMQRPDDHPLQWGWLRSVRSRMPREPFDLLRTVIGAEGYFPDFFTTTPSWDMQPDDEFARLREVPPELMRVDLAKMIVRSTGERQRAIRHMHDDPLRARAMLADAFEAMWHAVLAPFWPQLERILRADIAVRSRRIATDGLGGMVGALHRSVEWSDDAVRVELRMHREVLDCRGSGLVLVPTVMNWTHGCSVLSEPPAQPTLFYPAQGVTETWARDPGSAAEALGALLGPARAGILLAAHAERTTSQVAADAGLAISTASHHLAVLRETGLVASRRAGARVLHLRTPLGEAVVGATL comes from the coding sequence GTGGATCGAAACCTCGTGGAGTTCCGCCTCGCGCCGGGCGACATCTCGGCCATCAGGTTCGGCGTCTCGCCGGGGCACGAGCTGTGCAACGCGATCCGCGTGATGCAGCGCCCCGACGACCACCCGCTGCAGTGGGGCTGGCTGCGCAGCGTGAGGTCGCGGATGCCGCGGGAGCCCTTCGACCTGCTGCGCACCGTGATCGGGGCCGAGGGGTACTTCCCCGACTTCTTCACCACCACCCCGTCGTGGGACATGCAGCCCGACGACGAGTTCGCGCGCCTGCGCGAGGTGCCGCCCGAACTCATGCGCGTCGACCTGGCGAAGATGATCGTGCGATCGACCGGCGAGCGGCAGCGGGCGATCCGGCACATGCACGACGACCCCCTGCGGGCTCGGGCGATGCTCGCCGACGCGTTCGAGGCGATGTGGCACGCGGTGCTCGCGCCGTTCTGGCCGCAGCTCGAGCGGATCCTTCGCGCCGACATCGCCGTGCGCTCGCGTCGCATCGCCACCGACGGGCTCGGCGGCATGGTCGGAGCGCTGCACCGCAGCGTCGAGTGGAGCGACGACGCCGTGCGGGTCGAGTTGCGCATGCACCGCGAGGTGCTCGACTGCCGGGGGAGCGGGCTCGTGCTCGTGCCGACGGTGATGAACTGGACCCACGGATGCTCGGTGCTCAGCGAGCCTCCGGCCCAGCCGACACTCTTCTACCCGGCGCAGGGCGTGACCGAGACCTGGGCGCGCGATCCGGGCTCGGCCGCCGAGGCGCTCGGCGCGTTGCTCGGACCCGCACGCGCCGGGATCCTGCTCGCGGCGCACGCCGAGCGCACGACCTCGCAGGTCGCCGCCGACGCCGGGCTCGCGATCTCGACCGCGTCGCACCACCTCGCGGTGCTGCGCGAGACGGGACTCGTGGCGAGCCGGCGAGCGGGCGCGCGCGTGCTGCACCTGCGCACGCCGCTCGGCGAGGCCGTGGTCGGGGCGACCCTGTAG
- a CDS encoding ArsR/SmtB family transcription factor — protein MGEYQLDVVLSAVADPTRRAILDRLLDGDARVTDLAREFPISLNSTSKHIKVLERAELVRREVRGREHVLSLHAESLGRAVAWMDRYRAFWDDRLAALEAFVLADAVIPELPELPELPEHPDGRHDAAVGDAPDDDEPADGGGSR, from the coding sequence ATGGGTGAATATCAACTCGATGTCGTGCTCAGCGCAGTGGCGGACCCCACCAGGCGCGCCATCCTCGACCGCCTGCTCGACGGCGATGCGAGGGTGACGGACCTCGCACGCGAGTTCCCGATCTCGCTGAACTCGACGAGCAAGCACATCAAGGTGCTCGAACGCGCCGAGCTCGTGCGGCGGGAGGTGCGCGGGCGCGAGCACGTGCTCTCGCTGCACGCCGAGTCGCTCGGACGCGCCGTCGCCTGGATGGACCGGTACCGAGCGTTCTGGGACGACCGACTCGCCGCCCTCGAGGCCTTCGTGCTGGCGGACGCGGTCATACCCGAGCTACCCGAGCTACCCGAGCTACCCGAGCACCCTGATGGCCGGCACGATGCCGCGGTCGGCGACGCTCCCGACGACGACGAGCCCGCCGACGGCGGTGGTTCGCGATGA
- a CDS encoding SRPBCC family protein → MTAVLTVRRRIAASADRLFDAWLDPRALAVWMRRDGSAESAATVDPRVGGAFTITMNDPQGAFVHGGTYTVIDRPHRLEFTWRSDATHQTDSVVRVSFEPDGDATVVEVRHERLPDALAVELHTGGWTEILSGFARRYDEEAA, encoded by the coding sequence ATGACCGCAGTCTTGACCGTGCGTCGGCGGATCGCGGCATCCGCAGATCGTCTCTTCGACGCCTGGCTCGACCCGCGGGCGCTCGCCGTGTGGATGCGTCGCGACGGGAGCGCGGAGTCGGCGGCGACCGTCGACCCGCGCGTCGGCGGCGCGTTCACCATCACGATGAACGATCCGCAGGGCGCGTTCGTGCACGGTGGCACCTACACCGTGATCGACCGGCCGCACCGGCTCGAGTTCACCTGGCGATCGGATGCCACGCACCAGACGGACTCGGTCGTGCGCGTGAGCTTCGAACCCGACGGCGACGCGACCGTCGTCGAGGTGCGGCACGAGCGGCTGCCCGATGCGCTCGCCGTGGAGCTGCACACCGGGGGCTGGACCGAGATCCTGTCCGGGTTCGCCCGGCGCTACGACGAGGAGGCGGCGTGA
- a CDS encoding SDR family NAD(P)-dependent oxidoreductase gives MLLDRKVAVIHGGGGSIGSATARVFAREGARLHLAGRSLPRLEAAASALREFGGSVEIAVVDAMDQAEVDAHVDAVAEREGRLDIALNAVGFDHVQGLAIADTSLEAYLHPVTGYLQTNFVTAKAASRVMIAQGSGVILTISTPGARLAGTGLIGNAAQSAGLEGFSRALAGELGPAGVRVVCVRPHALRDASESYTLGMFGRIADAGGTSLDDWWNGLAATTLLGRLPQLDEVAEYLAFAASDRAASMTGVISNLTAGALVD, from the coding sequence ATGCTGCTCGACAGGAAGGTCGCCGTGATCCATGGCGGCGGGGGATCGATCGGCTCGGCGACCGCGCGGGTGTTCGCCCGCGAGGGCGCGCGCCTGCACCTCGCCGGGCGCAGCCTGCCACGGCTCGAGGCCGCGGCATCCGCGCTCCGCGAGTTCGGCGGCAGCGTCGAGATCGCGGTCGTCGACGCGATGGACCAGGCCGAGGTCGACGCCCACGTCGACGCCGTGGCCGAGCGCGAGGGTCGCCTCGACATCGCGCTCAACGCGGTCGGCTTCGATCACGTGCAGGGGCTCGCGATCGCCGACACGTCGCTCGAGGCGTACCTGCACCCCGTCACCGGCTACCTGCAGACGAACTTCGTGACCGCGAAGGCCGCGTCGCGCGTCATGATCGCGCAGGGCAGCGGCGTGATCCTCACGATCTCGACGCCCGGCGCGCGGCTCGCGGGCACGGGGCTCATCGGCAACGCCGCCCAGAGCGCCGGGCTCGAGGGGTTCTCGCGCGCGCTCGCCGGCGAGCTCGGCCCGGCCGGCGTGCGTGTCGTGTGCGTGCGGCCGCACGCGCTCCGCGACGCATCCGAGTCGTACACGCTCGGCATGTTCGGGCGCATCGCGGATGCCGGTGGCACGAGCCTCGACGACTGGTGGAACGGCCTCGCCGCGACCACCCTGCTCGGCCGCCTGCCCCAACTCGACGAGGTCGCCGAGTACCTCGCATTCGCGGCATCCGATCGTGCGGCGTCGATGACGGGCGTGATCTCGAACCTGACCGCGGGGGCGCTCGTCGACTGA
- a CDS encoding GNAT family N-acetyltransferase, with amino-acid sequence MPTSATSHVIKPLTPETFPAWLALAQKHNGVWGGCYCSYFHDDTEQTAKDDVDRPTFKQRLVEEGVAHAALVFDGDDAIAWCEYGSPVELPNIYHRKQYDAGETKPAPWRITCFFVDRDHRRSGVAREALDGALELIAHAGGGEVVSFPNELVPGKKTSSSFLHNGTRAMFEKAGFTFERHIGKSKTVMRKTVPPVGG; translated from the coding sequence ATGCCGACGAGTGCGACATCGCACGTCATCAAGCCGCTCACGCCCGAGACCTTTCCCGCATGGCTGGCGCTCGCGCAGAAGCACAACGGGGTCTGGGGCGGGTGCTACTGCTCGTACTTCCACGACGACACCGAGCAGACCGCCAAAGACGACGTCGACCGGCCCACGTTCAAGCAGCGGCTGGTGGAGGAGGGCGTCGCGCACGCAGCACTCGTCTTCGACGGCGACGACGCGATCGCGTGGTGCGAGTACGGCAGCCCGGTCGAACTGCCGAACATCTACCACCGCAAGCAGTACGACGCCGGCGAGACCAAGCCCGCACCGTGGCGCATCACCTGCTTCTTCGTCGACCGCGACCACCGACGGTCGGGCGTGGCGCGAGAGGCGCTCGACGGTGCACTCGAACTCATCGCGCACGCGGGCGGGGGCGAGGTGGTCTCGTTCCCCAATGAGCTCGTGCCGGGCAAGAAGACCTCGTCGTCATTCCTCCACAACGGCACGCGGGCCATGTTCGAGAAGGCCGGGTTCACGTTCGAGCGTCACATCGGCAAGAGCAAGACCGTCATGCGCAAGACGGTGCCCCCGGTCGGAGGCTGA